The window CTGTGCTACTGAGTTCATTCAACATTGCACTAATTCCAGCATCACGCATGCGGTCCTTCAAGTAATGAGCATTCCTGAGACATTTCTGTACTTCTTTCTGGAATCCTTTATAACCTTTTCTGTTGAGGGTGTACCAAAGGAAGAGAGGAGCATGACCATTGCGGCTGCCCATGATTGTGGCATCCCTTGAAGCAAGATATTCCACATTCCTTGAGAGAGCATTAATGTGATCCAACCGCGTTATCTGGACACCACATGGCATTGGACAACCAACAAACTTGTGACCAGAAACACTCACACTTCCAATGGGCTTTTTGAATGAAACCTTTGGTGCCTGTTCATAATAAATCAATACTCAGTTGCAAGGACTAATAAAAACATGATACTGCACTTAGAAGGGAAACCATGGAAGCAACATTCAGCCAGATATACGTGTCATTGACAATCAAATGATAATAAGCATTCCTCTATCAATAGTTGTTTGCTCATCAACTAACCATAAAGCCGTTACAGAATTAAGATGTCCATGGTTTAGCAAATGATTGGTCAGCTGCTGCCCCTAATTTAATGCTAGAAAAGCTGACTGTAGCAAGCATAAAACAGATTTTGTGATGTTCGTAGTGAAAGGTTTCGTCATGATGCATCAGAACTTCAGATGATAGACCACTTATTTGACTAGTTTTAAAGGAATAACTAAACATTATGCACAATGCCCCTGTCTACTGAGTAAACACAATTGAACTGTTTAAATTATTGAACAGATACATAATTTTCTAGACACATGGCCATCTACACATGGTGCACAAAAGCAGGGAAGAAAAATGGTGAGGGTCAACCACGTCATCCTTAAGTGAAGTAGCCTTCTTATAAAAGGATTCTGAAATGCAATCACTTACACGCTTGACAAAAGGCATCATAAGTCCAAATAAAGCTCCATCACAATGAATGTAGAACCGATCGTGTGTAAATCCACTTTCTTCAAGTGTTTTTATTACAAGATCTAGGTCATCAACGGCTCCTTTCACAGTTGTGCCTGTATAAACAAGACACATCAAAGTAATCAGCATAGTGCATGGACAAAACGAAAAAAATCTATGTAAATATGTGAGACAGTAACAGCAGCTACCTATGTTAACATTGATAATGGCTGGTTTGTCCTTGTTAGCGAGTAGTTTAACTTTAAAGTCAGCACAATCAATTTCACCAGAAACCAGACAGTCTACCTTCACACAGTCCATTCGATACATGCGAGCTGCTTTGAAGATGGAATAATGAGATTCTCGTGATGCATACAGAATCCCATCTGGAAATACTTCCCTCCTGCGTGGTTAAAAATGTGTACACGTTTCACTCATTTTTAACAATTCATAAtgtataaaaaaagaaaaaagacatTTAGAAGAAATTGGAGAACAAACAAAGGCAGAAGTGAAGAACAACTTACCCTACTAGAATCCCATGAAGATTTCCTTCTGTACCACAGTTGGTTATGTAACCCCAGTATTCATTTTTCTCTATTTCCCATAGACGGGCAAACCAATCTAAAACACCGACTTCAAATTCTCTTGAATGCACACCATAGTTACTTTCAATAAATGGATCACCAAGATTGTTGATAGAgaaatgttgcaactgtcccAGAGCACCATAATCGAAGTCTAAATTATAAGGATAACCTGTAACCATTACAACAATTTGAACATGAGAACCTGATGCGGAAAGCAAAAACATTTGGTATCTGAATATTTGCAAAGCAAAAAGGTTTTAATGATATTATATAGCCCGAATACCAAAAACTAAAACCTAAACCATTAATAATTTGCATCTAAAgcaattgaagaaaataaagatatgaTTTACCTAAATGATGCTTGGTTCTTTCCATCAAGGTCTTTCTATACCTGGCCAAAACGCTGGCCATATAAGCATCCTTGTCGCCAGTAACATCATCGTTAGCATCAGGCTCTGTAACCTCAAGACAAGAGGTATGCACGTTTCTCCCCAAAACAATCTCTCTGCCATtttgattcttcttcccttgttTAACTAGCACCTCATCTTGGACCACCACAACAGGAGGAAGAGGCTCAACTTCAACAATAGCCGTCAGATCGAACTCGTCGGCCAAGATCTCGACCTCTTTTCTCCCGTTGACGTGCACTGGGACTGGGACTGGCACTTGCTGAACTTCCATTTGGGGTTGTATTTATatctagaaatagaaatagaaaagGAAGCCAATTAATTATTAATGAATGATGAGAGCAAGCGTAGATCTGAAGATGATAGAAGAGAGAGTACCTTGAAGAAGGTGGCGCAGGCTATTGCTCAAACCGAGGAGTCGAAACAGAAACGGAAATGGAAAAAGGATTGTTGGTTATTTATAGGCAGGCAGAGTTTCTTTACAAACACACACAACAATCAATCACTAATGCTCTATTATTAGTTGCTCTTCGGTCGGCCTTTAGATTTTCActtttcttactttttttttttttttaatcaaatataGCTTTATTCAAGATTTAAAGAATCCATACATAAAGTTCCTTCCAACCATGAAGGGATAGTAAAAGACACAAAAGAGTTAGCACTAGAATGGGCTTCTCGGGCCATCGCATGAGCAGCACCATTCGCTAACTTGGGAACATAATTAACCGTACAATTCGTACGATGTTGTAAGATTTTTACACAATCCTGAATTATCTCACCAAACTTAGTAAATCTTCGCATTCTGTCATTTACAGCTACAACAACCACTTGAGCATCTGTCTCAAATTCAATATTCTGCAACCCAAATGACAATGTCCATATAATCCCCTCACGCAAAGCAATAGCTTCAATTACCTGTGCATCTGCAATCATTGGAAAAAATCGACTATGGAGAGCCAAAAACGAGTCGTCATCCCGTCGAACAATCATACCAGCACCGTTGCAATTTTCCGTCTGGAATAGAGCACCATCCGTATTACATTTAAATTTGTCAAGCTCGGGACGAATCCATCTCTTGCACAGATTAACTGATGTTTCACCACTCTACACTACTCTGCGATCAGATCGTAGCTGagccaatttccaatcattcaGAAACGTCTCAAAAGATCGAACCGCTCTAGTAGGTGTTTCGTTAGACCCTTGCCAGACTCGATTATTCCTTTGACGCCATATAGTCCATAAAACCAGGCTTGCATCAACAAGCCCCTCATCTGATCTAGTCGAACAGTAGTGAATCAACCAGTCCACAATTGTTTCCCATTCACTTTCAGGTTTAACCATACCAGCCTCGGTCCAGGACTCTTGAGCGAATAAACATCCCGAAAAAAGATGCCATGTATGCTCCATATCCAAATTACAGAGTGCACATATACCAGTAACCTGAACATAATGACTACGTAGTTGAATTCGAGTAGGAAGAATTTCATTACATACTTTCCAGAGAAAGAATTTCATTTTCGCTGGAATTTTTAGATTCCATAATTTTCTCCAATACTCAGGCGTTGCTTGAACATTTGACATTGTTTGTTGCGCATGGTAACCCGATTTTAATGAATACATACCAGATTTTGTATAGTGCCAAATTAATTTATCCTCCCTTGCGCCACTAGCCAGAGGAATATTTGCAATTCTGTTCGCCTCTTGTCTCCCAAACACTGAGGAAAGCATGGCTCTATTCCACAACCTGGTTCTAGGTATCATTAAATCCGCAACTCTCAGATTATTAACACTGTCATCATGATCAGACACGGGTTTGAAGGAATCATTGTCAGGTATCCAAAGGCCAGACCAGACAGACACTTTTGTTCTGATTCCAATTCTCCATCGAAAACCGAGTTTTAGCATATCAAAGGAAGCCCAAACACTTCTCCAAATATAACTGGGGTTATTGCCCAATTTAGAGGATAAAAAGTCACACCGaggataatatttagctttgaaaagcCGACTGACTAAAGTGTCTGGGTTATTGATAAtaggggtgggcacggttcggttaaccggtccattGGACAAAAAATTTAACCGAACTGTTATTaacggttttttaaccatccaaaccgaaatcggtccatatcaatcggttaaccatacgaccggttaaccattaatttcagttaggtttttcggttaacggtttttaactAATTCTCACTACCAAAAATCAAtagttaaccataatttttacccaaacctaaatttttaaacaatattaaaatacacataatttcaaaaattcaaacgaaacaaattcatataaaagttcagaattcaaacataagcaccgaactaaaaaacaatccattaagtttacatttaaaacataaagaaagaTGAAGGCGACGGTTATTCGATGGTGGTGGTGTGTGTGAGGGGAAAGGAGAAGAACGAGAAGAATAAAATAGGTTTCTGTTTTGTATTTTAAACAACAATAATAGTACAACAACAATTATATTATAATGTAActtatgtatatattttgaaCAAAACTATTATAATGTAActtatgtatatattttgaaCAAAACTAATAgttttgattttgaaaaaaaaaactgatgtatttatttgtgtattttttttaaagtacaACACTAGTAtaacatatataatatatttatatttatattaataataattatatattataatataatttatataatatattaataattatatattataatataatttatataatttatataaattatattataataattatatattataatataatttatataatatattaatttttttcaaatatatttattaaacgatTCGGTTAACCGAACCACGGTTTTTTGAACACTctaaaccgaaaccgaaaccgaaatcgatacctatctatttttttaaccattaagaaaactACCGATTCGGTTAATCGCTTTTTTCGGTTTGGATTACCGGTTTCTGGTTCGGTTACCAGTTTGTTCGGTTTATTTGCCCACCCCTAATTGATAAGCTTCCAACCCTATTTTCCTAGAAGAGCTAGATTAAATTCATAAAGATCTCTGAAACCTAAACCCCCACAACTTTTACTTCTACTCAAGTTGGTCCAACTAAACCAGTGAATATTTCTAGCCCCTCCATCTTTCGTtccccaccaaaaggaattcatCATTCTCTGGAGTTCCTCACAAATAGCTTTTGGGATAAAAAAAGTGCTCATACAAAAAGTGGGAAGCGTCTGAGAAATTGATATAAGCAAAACTTCTTTACTCGCAGTTGAGAGAAATCTGAAACTCCAACTACTAAACCTCTTCCGTAGACGCTCCTTTAGAAAGTCAAAAATCTGGCACTTTGAACGCCCAATTAAAGAAGGCAATCCCAGATATCTGCCTGTATTTAAAGGTGCCGAAACCTGCAAAATAGCACACAAATCATTTTTAACAGTAGCACTGACATTTGGGCTAAAGAATATCCCGGATTTTGATAGCTTAATAGTTTGGCCTGAGACTTCTTCATAAGTACGCACAATCGTGGCAATTGAATGACCCTCCTCCCTAGTAGCATCAAAGAAAATGAAGCTATCATCCGCAAAGAATAAATGAGAGATACTCGGAGGGCCCCAAGCAATAGAACAGCCATGAATCCGTCCAGCACCTTCCTCGCGAGATAACAACTTAGATAATACTTCATCACacaagataaataaataaggagAAAGAGGATCCCCCTGTCCAAGACCTCTACCTGGAATAATCTGATCAGTGTAATCTCCATTAATGGCTATAGAGTAACTGACAGTGGTCACACACAACATCATCCAAGTGATCCATTTAGGGTAGATACCCATTCGACCTAATACAAGTTTCAAAAACTGCTAGTTAACCCTATCATATGCTTTACTAATATCAATCTTTAAAGCCACGTGACCTCGTTTCCCTCTATTTTCCCTTTTCATATAATGAAGAGTTTCAAAAGCAATTTGTACACTATCGATTAGTGATCGGTCCGGAATAAATGCCGATTGGCAATCCAAAATCACAAAAGGAAGCACATCTTTTAGTCTATTAGCTAAAACCTTGGCTATTAGTTTATAAAGCACGTTGCAAAAAGCAATAGGTCTCAAGTTAGTCAATCTAACATGATTAGGACATTTAGGAATTAACACCAAAATGGTTTTATTCAAATCCGCACGGAACTCATTTTTATCCAACCACCCACAATAAGCCATAAAAATTTCATTACCGAtttctttctaaaaaaattgaaagaatcCCGGACTTAATCTGTCAGGGCCAGGAGCCTTGTCATGATGCATTTGAAAGAGAGCCTTTGTAAATTCATCCAGGCTAAACGGCCCAGTTAAACCAGCATTCATCTTATTAGTAATTCCAGAATATATTACCTCAGTAGCTTGGAAATTCACCACGCCAGAAGCCTGGAAAACCGTACTAAAATATTCAGCAACAGTATTGATTATACCTTGTTCATCCTCAACCAGCTCACTTGAATCCGCCACAAGTTTATTATTACGGTTCTGTCGATTTCTAGCCTTGACACTCGCATAGAAGAACTTTGAATTTCCATTGCCATCTTTTAACCAAAAGGCCTTAGCTCTCTGACGCTAATAAATCTCTTCAATTTCAAGCAACCTACTGAGTTGTGATTTAGCCTCCAAAATTTGGCTCACGGAGACTGAATCCTCCTTATCCCTGAGATCCGCAAGCCTCCTTTTGCATAGTGCAAGCTGTCGTGTGAACGGTGTTTTGAATTTAAAGCCCCAGTGATCCATTGAAGATGAGTAGGCAATTAACTTGGTAGTCACATTTTGGTTGCCAAGATCCTTCCATTTATTCCTGACTAAATGGATGAAATCGTCCTCTTTAAGCCAAGCTTGTTCAAATTTAAACCGATGTGGTCTCCTAACTTCCTTAGTTCCCAACCAATTGAACAATAAAGGCGAATGATCAGAGTAATCCGAAATCAAATTGTGAAATTGATAATTTGGAAACAACTGTACCTAAGAGAAAGACGCAAAGCCTCTGTCTAATCTCTCATGCACCCAATGATCGGTACCCTTGCCTCACTCCTAGGTAAAATGTGAGCcatttaatgataattcaataAGGGAGTTCATTGAAATTGTGTTAGCAAACTGAGACATCAGATTAGCAGGATAACGTGGACCGCCACGTTTGTCAGAATGATCCAATATACAGTTGAAGTCCCTTAAAATCAATCATGGCATACTTAGGTTATTATTAAGAGTGTCGATAAGGTCCCAAGATTCCCTATGCCTACCCCGATCTGCCAACCCATAAAAACCCACCATACGCCAATCACCCTTTTCAGAATCAGTGATTTGAGAGTCGATGTGATGAGCAGAATAACTTCTAATAGTAAGATTTATGTTATTTCTCCAGAACACAACCAACCCTCCACTTCTCCCCTGAcaatcaacagaaaaacaacCTTCATAATTAAATTTTCTTCTAATACTATCAATCTTTACTTTACCTGCTAGTGTCTCTATGAGGAAAACAATCTCAGGATTATGCTGTTTGATAAGTATGCCCAAAGACCGAACTGCATGGGTATTCCCCAGCCCCCGGCAGTTCCAGCTAAGGCAACTCATGGCTGCCAGCGGGTCTGCATATCAGACCTCACCGAATCAGAATTGGCTAGACATCATGTATCCTGCTCTCGCTCTGGAATGGTTTGTCCAAATATCGAACTGTTGTTGACATCTATCTTTCCTTTATTCTTGCCCTCATCCCTTTGTCCCATGTCTCTCTGTTTCTTTCTGTCCTCCTGAATTGATAAATTAGATTCCTCTTCAGCCTCCATACCTGCTACTTCAGATTCCAATTGGTTCATGGGCAATTAAAATGTTCGCTGACCCAACTTAATCTCCTTAGCACTTCTTAAAAACCGTGGAAGAACATTATGGGATTCACCTAGATTATTACCCAACATCGGGCCCCCCGAGCTTGGATCACACAGCCATCTTACCCCCAGTTTCTCATTGGCCTTTCTGATGGGAGCCTTGAGCCAATCCCCCCACATATTCTATTAACCTATGCAAAACATTTGCCATATTTATactcatttttaattatttttcattcttatatttaatttaatgtatagtttaattaaatttttattgtaTAAATGGATTAATTAAATAGTATCagtttattaataattatttaattaaattaatttttacatTTGTAAATGAGTGGTTATTAATCTGCtgtcttttttggttctcaAGTGAGTCCTCCGAGGAGGGTTCGTCTTGCTCACTGTCTTGGCATCCGTTTGGAGTCTCTCCCTTTCagttacttaggagtccctctatttaaaggagCTCCAAGGGCTCGTCATCTCAGCAACCTTACagacaaatttctctctcaatttagcaagtggaaaggtagctctctctCCTTTGTAGGGtgtttaactctaattaagtctgctattactggttctttggttcactcattcttgatctataagtAGCCAGTGGGACTGTTGAATATACTAAGCCAAAaccccttcagacgacggttaaaaactgTCGTCCCGAAGATATAAATCTATCACGGGACTCGCTGCCGTCTGTTGCCCCTTCAGACGACagttaggttctgtcatgtgATGGTGCGACACATGACATTATCCTATCTGTGTACTGTCATATTAATCTTTGTTATGATGCAGctaatttattattatcgtcacctttaatgtcatcacatgatatactaataattaaaccaTCAAGTTTATGTGTGGGAATTTGGCATATTCAATTTGTGATGACAGtttgtataataatttctgccaTCATAGCATGTTttagatggcataggtcttaatcaatcatgttaaaggatttattttcagatgacagattcgtttattttaatgtctttttattgttctttatatgatattttttaaaattaaaatgtcgctttttgccttcttcttcgtatggatttctggtttttacctTAACACACTCGAATATGAACATGAAATTCTGTATaacaatggttttaattttattggataccaatactcataatctgtttacatttaaCATACATTCctgaattaaaactaaaaaaataaccaaTACATATCCAAATTCTGAAACAAATCGATTAATTCATGTATCCATATCTTGGAGTcattattaggcctataatcccaaagtcttgatatctgcaaaacccaaTGCAGGTCATTAATACATAGCATCATTACACAACCCTAACCGCACTAATTAAGACCCTTCCCCTTTCACGACCTTTCATTTAGCCACCACTATTATATCACTATAAATAACAATCATATCACAATCATATCACAATCATTCAGTGTCCATCCAACCCAAAAAACATACATTATACAATGAATCACCTTGCGCTTGTTCAATAACGGATAATTGCTGAGATGGAGAAACTGTACATTGAGAGCCCAGggtggcttctggccatcgaTGGTATGTCAATCCATATGTTGGATTCAactcttcctggtttcttctatTTACTTATAATGATTCTTCTTATATTGGATGATAACAGGTCCTCTGGATGATAACTTCTTCAAATGGTCGATCAGAAtaaaaggcccccaatacacctcatatgaaaggggtgtatttgaaatcagaatcagctacccTCCGAATTTCCCAAACAGACCTCCAACAGTAATATTAACTTATCTCCTTAAGATATATGAACCTATATGACATTGTATACACATACACTAATCAATGTCTCTTATTATTCTCAGTTTCACTTATGGAATAAGGTTtatcatcctaacgtggctcctcagGGGATGATTCATCTTCCCCATCTCCTTACTCACCCTCCCTTTCCCACTGCCACGGTTGAGATATGCcaccatttatctattttatttgataaacacttaatcatgtttgtgatctaattattctatgcattttgtagctgttgtggcacatatatgatctactaCTACAGCCCCACATTGAGGCGCCATAtcctgggcaagaagcagttgctgagTAATACCTCAGCAATAGGGAAGTGTATGATGTGCTCGCCTGGAGATGGactaagagaaaggagaatcgaaaGGCGATGTGAAACTTTTAAGGGATAATAAATTTCCtttgtggttctcattccaattccaaatttccatTCTCtagtcaaaatagttaaggagctttggaccttcaattacaaccgaaatgcaacactcatccccccttttgtaatataacgtagagctttgctattcagttcgtatgtatatgtatattcaagtcataTCAAAAGACATCAAttcatatgtatatgtatattgacccttttacaatgttcctcccacttggattgtactcgttgaataatgaacttggtaatgaggtttatgatgctgtcaccaTAAGGGACTCCCTTTGTGCttatcataaacctatcaccatgctGAATGCTTTTGTTTACGATAACAAGCCCAAGTGAAAAGGAACATCGTAAGAGTATTCTcatatcacaatgaacattcatattgTTAGATTATGCCTAATGATGCTACATGCctaatgaacattcatacacatactcaatcagtctagcttcctaaacagaacataacaCAAGCCAATAtgtgcttcatacacatacacatactcaatcagttctagcagtatagctcgtaggtataagagtattcccatgagttctagcttcctaaacagttgtATAGCAATGCACATACCAATAAGTTATAGCAATATAACTCATATTCATACCAATCACTTTATGTATGGTTAAGGTATTCAAGCAAGCAGttaatagcaatgcacatacataaccctttacaatgttcctcccacttggattgtactcgttgaaaattgagcacggtgatgaagtttgcgatgctctaaccacaagttcataacttatgctgatagcatcgaaaatGCATCACCATTCtaaatggtttcaatcagataacaagccaagtggaaggtataCTATAAACTATGCCaaacaatgaacattcatacacatactcaatcagttctagatTCCTAAatagaacataaaacaagccaacttACTTCATACACATACGcaatcagttctagcagtataactatAGAAGTATTGCccatcacaatgaacattcaaagcttaagagtatgcctaatcaacCACAtgctcaatcagttctagcttcctaaacagaacattaagagtattcccatatcacaatgaacattcatattgTTAGACTATGCCTAATGATGTtacatgcccaatgaacattcatacacatactcaaaagatccttattccagctactgaaatcgacatacataaaagtaaatcggatgaggaaaagatagactaaggaacaatgaaaatcaatagatacttaccagtaccgtgttttgAGCTCACTGATTGTATGTAggaatcaaccatggagatagagagagatgagagggATCAAGATTGCGTAACCTTAAAAATGGGGTTTTGGGTGAGATACAGGGTTTATATACGAGCTGAAATTTAAGTCAAACCATCAAGCGCCTGAATTTGGTATATGGCCAcgtaagtgaaatttcgtttgccgctttttttgttttccttataCAATGACAATCATTTATTACAGGTATCATCTGAtgagtaagtgaaatttaacaaaaatgcgcattttctttggatgacaagATTCTGTAATCGTAACGTCATTTGAGAATCGAGCATATTGTTTATTTCGCCTTTAGATGATATAGAGTTAAAATACTatcacgaaaacaaatgtctgtcatgtatcttgtgtcatacGAAAGGAAAAATGGCATAGTGATAAGCTCAATAGAAGTATTAGAaatttcctttggacgggttgtattaatcagaggaagctaatcacggttccctggcagacttgttgcaaaagtttaGAGGGTGGAGGTTTGTgcattaaggactttaggatctttaaccaAACTCTCTTGGGTAAGATATGTTGGGAATTAATTCAAGGCACCAGTCTAgctatttctctgatgaagtctagatttctggttgtctctggtttgcctaaagctaccattgctccttcctcgatttggtcttcttgtaagtttttttattcatccatttgggaccagacctttTAGTGGATTAGCCAGTCTTCAATGctcaatttttagatagataggtggatcattccatcggtggcggacagattgggtcttgatcatcagGATAAGCGTTCTCGCTATAATTctattgatgattttttattaaattcggAGTGGCTTGGCTTAGGTACTCTACATTCGGTTGTTCAAgacagtattcgatctattcaccAGGGTAGAGATGATATTGATTTTTACGCTTGAAACCCTCTACGAAGGGTATTTTCActgccaaagagtactattcggttatcagtcctagttccttctcggtggactggtataaatttgtttggaatgctcacactcccccttctcTCTCCTTCACTTTCTAGAGAGTTTTGCATGGTCGGGTTCCGACTCATGACCTCCTGCAACATCTAGGATTCTCCATTtgttagggattatagccagttaatcaactgtagtgCAGcagaattgcggtttaaaatttatttctaatcccttataggttgatctttgtccgttaaccattgattgaataaaaccttttgatccgattaaggatataa of the Euphorbia lathyris chromosome 7, ddEupLath1.1, whole genome shotgun sequence genome contains:
- the LOC136235688 gene encoding serine decarboxylase; the protein is MEVQQVPVPVPVHVNGRKEVEILADEFDLTAIVEVEPLPPVVVVQDEVLVKQGKKNQNGREIVLGRNVHTSCLEVTEPDANDDVTGDKDAYMASVLARYRKTLMERTKHHLGYPYNLDFDYGALGQLQHFSINNLGDPFIESNYGVHSREFEVGVLDWFARLWEIEKNEYWGYITNCGTEGNLHGILVGREVFPDGILYASRESHYSIFKAARMYRMDCVKVDCLVSGEIDCADFKVKLLANKDKPAIINVNIGTTVKGAVDDLDLVIKTLEESGFTHDRFYIHCDGALFGLMMPFVKRAPKVSFKKPIGSVSVSGHKFVGCPMPCGVQITRLDHINALSRNVEYLASRDATIMGSRNGHAPLFLWYTLNRKGYKGFQKEVQKCLRNAHYLKDRMRDAGISAMLNELSSTVVFERPKDEEFVRRWQLACQGNIAHVVVMPSVTIEKLNDFLDELIEKRSTWYKIGEIEPPCIAADVGSENCACSLHNK